The genomic DNA CCATACGATTCTCGAGCATCCCGGCTTCCGGGCGGCGCAGGCAAGCGCACAGGTGGAGGCCGCACGGCCCGGAGGCGGAGTTTCGATTTCGGGACTGACCCGCCCGGCCAAAGGAATCGCGGCCGCCCTCCTGGCTCACCAACTGGCCCGACCCGCCGTCATTCTCACCGCCGACAACGATGCTGCCGAGGCACTGGCTCGGACGGCTTCCACAGTGCTCGATTGGCTGGAACCCGGCGCGGGCGAGGCGGCCGTTTCCCTTCCCGCCTTCGACTGTTCCCCCTATGAGGCGCGCTCGCCGCACCCGGACATTCTTGAACGCCGAGCCGCGGCTCTTTGGCGAGTCGCCCGCGGCGAGGTCCGCGTTATCGCGGCGCCGCTATCCGCCGCTATGATGCGATACCGCCCTAACGCTTTTCACCGCTCACTCGCTCTCCGGCTGAAAACCTCCGACGAGCTTGCTCCGGAAGACCTTGCTGAACACCTGTTGACAGTCGGTTACGAACCGTCAGAACCTGTATCCACGGTAGGCCAGTTCTCGGTGCGTGGCGGCATCGTTGACCTCTTCCCGCCGGAGGCGGAATGGCCCGTCAGGATCGAGTTTTTTGGCGATTCGATCGAGTCCATGCGGCAGTTTGATCCGGCAAGCCAGCGGTCAAGGAAAAGCGTCGCTGAAATTCTGGCCCTTCCCCTCACCGAAGCTGCCCCGCCTTCAAATTTCTTCGCCCGGCTGGTTGATGTATTGGCAAAGCGAAACCCGGATGGCCGCGAGGCGCGCCTCGCACCGGGTTGGTCCGATACCTTCTCGGGGCCTTTCCCCGGCTGGGAATTCTACGTGCCGCTTGTCGAGCCGCATTCCGGGACGCTGTTTTCACTCCTTGGGCATCCGCTCGTTATTTGGGACGAGCGCGCCGAGCGCCAGGCGCAGTCTGCGGAATTTCTGGAAAACCTGCAAAGTGGTTTCGATGCTGTCCGGGACGTTTCTCCTCAGCCGCCGCGGCCAGATGAAATCTTCCTGACGAGCGAGGAATTTCAGTCGTCGCTTGAAGGCCTTCAATCCGTTTACCTTAGCGAGCTCGAGATTGAAGGGTCCGGTGAGCCGTCGGTATCTCCTGCCGTCCCTGCGGAAACGAGCCGGCGATTCTTTCTAAACACCCAGCCACTGCCCAAATTTCAGGGCTCGCTCAAAATGATGGCCGAACAGCTTCGCAGCCAGATCGACAGCGGTGAAAGCATGCTTCTGGCCGTCCCAACCTCGGCAAAGGCCGACCGCCTCCGCGAGATTTTTTCTGATTATGAAATCCCTTATGAAAATGTGGGCTGGCCGAGCGCGCGCCGGAAATCCGGTCAGAAAGAGATCGCCCCTGCCAATCCCGCCTCATCGGGCCGCGCTTTGCTGATCGCCAGAGGCGAAATCGAGGCTGGAGTTGCTTTCCCCGATCTTCACCTTCTGCTGCTTTCTGAGCGCGACGTTCTGGGCGACTTTGCCTGGGGCGCAGCGCGCCGTCGGGAGGGTGCGGCTTCAAGTTTTCTCTCGGACCTCAGTGATCTGAAGGTGGGCGATTACGTTGTCCATGTAGACCACGGCATCGGCGTTTACCAGGGGCTCAAGCAGCTTCCCGTCGGCGGCGCAAGCCGCGACTTTATGCTGCTCACTTATCAGGATGATGCGCGGCTGTACGTCCCGCTGGAGCGGCTCGATCTCGTGGAAAAGTACCGCTCCAGCGGCGACGGGGTCAAGCCCAGCCTGGACCGCCTCGGCGGGACCTCCTGGCAGCGTACCAAGAAACGGGTGCAGCGCGCCCTGCGCGATATGGCGGAAGAGCTCCTCAGGCTTTACGCCGAGAGAAAGATGCGTGGCGGCACAGCCGTCGCGCCGGACAACAACTGGCAGAAGGAATTTGAAGACTCCTTCCCGTTTGAAGAGACGCCCGACCAGTTGACTGCCATCGCCGACATCAAGCGTGACCTGGAATCTCCCGAGCCCATGGACCGCCTCCTCTGCGGCGACGTGGGCTACGGCAAGACCGAGCTTGCTATGCGCGCGGCGTTCAAGGTGGTCCAGGAAAGCCGCCAGGTTGCGGTGCTTGCGCCCACGACTGTTCTGGCCTTCCAGCACTACACCACCTTTTGCAAGCGCATGGCGCACTTTCCCGTGCGCGTTGAAATGCTCAGCCGCTTCCGTTCTGCGGCGGAGATCAAGAAAACGGTTACGGATATTGAAGCCGGCAAGGTTGACATCGTGATCGGTACCCACCGCATGTTGTCAAAGGATGTGCAATTCCAGGATCTGGGACTGATGGTCGTGGACGAAGAACAGCGGTTCGGCGTGGCCGCCAAGGAGCGATTGAAAAAGCTGAAGGCCAACGTCGATGTGCTCACCATGTCCGCCACGCCCATTCCACGCACGCTGCACATGGCGCTCGGCGGTCTGCGCGACCTCTCGGTGATTGAGAGCCCGCCGCGGGGGCGCCTGGCCATTCAGACCACCGTAGCCACATTCCACGACGGCCTCATCCAGTCTGCCATCCAGCATGAAATGGAACGTGGCGGCCAGGTCTATTTTGTTCACAATCGCGTGGATTCCATTTTCACCATCGCCGCCCTGCTGCAGCGGCTGGCGCCGGCGGCGCGCATCGGAGTTGCGCACGGGCAGATGGGCGAGCGCGATCTGGAACGCGTGATGCTGAAGTTCATGGAAGGCAAATACGACATGCTGGTGGCAACGTCGCTGGTGGAAAACGGGCTGGACATTCCGCGGGCCAATACCATGATTGTGAACCACGCCGAGCGCTTCGGATTGTCGGACCTCTACCAGCTTCGCGGGCGGGTCGGCCGCTCCGACCGCAGGGCATATGCTTATTTCCTGGTTCCCGCCGTTGACACGTTGACGCCCATCGCTAAACGGCGGCTGGCGGCCTTAAAGGAATTCTCCGATCTAGGCGCGGGCTTTCGCCTGGCGGCGCTGGATCTGGAACTGCGGGGCGCCGGAAACGTTCTGGGCCAGCAGCAGCATGGACACCTGAACGCCATCGGCATTGATCTTTACCTGCGCATGCTGGACGAGGCGGTCCACGAACTCAAGGGCGAACCGTCCCGGCCCGAAGTGCGCACAACACTCAACCTGGGCATGAATATCAAAATTCCGGAAAGCTACATCGCCGACGAGCGGCAGCGCCTGCGCATGTATAAGCGAATCTCATCGCTTGCGACGCAGGAAGCGCTGCTGGATATGGAAGCCGAACTCACCGACCGCTACGGCCCCGTTCCGCTGCCGGTGAAGCAATTGCTGAGTTATGCGGTGGTAAAGTCGCGCGCGGAACAGTTGATGATCCAGACCGTTGAACGAAAAGGCAGCGAAGTCCGGATGCGCTTCCACGAGCAAACGCCTGTCAGTCCACAAAGGCTGATGGAAATCATTAAGGGGCGCCGGGGATTTGTTTTTCAGCCTGACGGCGTCCTCCGGATGCACGTTGAGGACGGCAGCGGAGACCTTTTGAAAGATGTTGAAAACATCTTGCTGGAACTGCAGCCACAGCGTTAACATAATTTGTCATGCTCGATTCCGGCATTGACAGGCGTGCCCGCATGCGGGCAAGGACTTTCAGGAACTCCAAGAAGTTTCTGTTTGGGGTGTGCATTATGCCACGAAAAGGCTTCACCTTGCTGACGTTGCTGACGGCAGGGGCTCTGACTTTTACCGGCATTGCTCCAAGAGTCAGCGCCAAGACCGTGCTGGTTGAGCGCATCATTGCGCGAATCAACAACAAAATCATCACGCAGCGCCAGTACGACAAAGAGCGTAATACTCTGCACGCGCAATTGGCCGCGCAATATTCAGGCGCCCAATTGGACGGGCAATTTAACCAGAAGAGCAAGGACCTGCTGCGCGATTTGATTGACCAGGACCTGATGGTCCAGAAGGCCAATGATGACGACATCAACGTGGATACGGACGTCATCAAACGCTTGGATGAAATCCGTCAGCAGTACAACATGCCCTCCCTCGAGGCCTTGCAGGATGCCGTGGAAAAGGACGGAGGCAATTGGGAAGATTTCAAGGACCAGATCAAGCGGCAGTTGCTGATGCGCGAAGTGATCTCGCGCGAGGTCGGATCGCGGATTGTCCTGACGAGGTCGGACGCGCAGAAGTATTTTGACACCCACAAGGAACAATTCGATTCCCCGCCCGGCGTTCACCTGGCGGAAATCCTGGTATCGACCGAAAAGCATTCCGCCGCGGAAGCTGACCAGCGCGCGAAAAAAGCTGAGAGCGAGCTCCAGAGCGGCGTGCGCTTTTCTGACGTGGCGAAGGAGCTCTCCGATTCTCCCAGCGCCAAAGACGGCGGCGATGTCGGTTTCTTTAAGGAAGGCACCATCTCCGACGAGATTTCCAAGGCCATTGCCAACGTGGACGCCGGCGACACCAGCGGAATCGTCAAAACCCAATATGGTTACATGATTTTCAAAGTCCTCGAAAAGCGCGTGGGACAACATCCAACCTTCGACCAGATCTCAAACCAGGTGATGAATTACCTCTACGAGCAGAGGGTGACGGGTGCGATGCGGGGCTTTCTGACGACTTTGCGGAAGGAAAGCTACATCCGCCTGGCCCCGGGATTCGTGGATACGGGCGCGCCGCCCGGAGGAGATGAAAGCGAGTAGCCTGTCGAGGCCCACTGGATGAAAGAAGCCTACATTGCACATCTGAAGCCCGGAACTTCCGTCACGACAACTTTTCTGGTCCGCAGCAAAGTCCGCAAAACAGCGCGCAACGGAAGTGCCTATCTTGATCTCGAGTTTCAGGACTCGACCGGAACCGTCAAGGCAAAACTCTGGGACTGCGACGGTTCCGACCTGGCGTTTGAAGCCGATGACGTAGTGCGTGTCGCCGCCGCAGTGGAACTCTATCAGGGCAATCTGCAGCTCTCATTACGCAAGATCGCAAAGTGCGATGAGGACCGAATTGACCTTGTCGATTACCTCCCGCACGGAAAGCAGGATCCCGAAAAGCTTTTTGCCGGCTTGCTGAACAGGATTCAGCAGATGCCACATGGTCCCCTGCAGACGCTGCTTCGCCGCATTTTCAACGATCCCGAGATCGCCCGCAAATTCAAGCTGGCGCCGGCGGCCATGAGCTTCCACCACGCATACCTGGGCGGGCTGATCGAGCATGTGAGTTCTCTGGTGGCGCTCGGCGACCGCATCTCCGATCATTACCCTTCACTTGACCGCGAATTGATTCTTGCCGGCCTGCTGCTGCACGACCTCGGCAAAATCGAGGAACTCACTTTCAACCGCTGCTTCGGCTATTCAACGCGGGGCCAACTGGTGGGACACATCAGCATGGGGATTGACCTCATTCGCGACAAGCTGCGGGAGATTCCGGATTTTCCGGCAGAGTTATGGGATCGCCTCCAGCACATCATCCTGTCGCATCACGGCAAGCTGGAATTCGGGTCGCCCAAAGAGCCCATGTTCATGGAAGCGCTGGCGGTGCACTATCTTGACGACCTCGACTCAAAACTCCAGGCCATGCGCGAACAATATGAAACTGACAAGGACCGACCCGGCGACTTCACCGCCCGCAGCCGTCCCCTGGGCCGGGAATTGTTGAAACCTGTCTCTGAACCAGTGCCCACCGCCCCTCCCGACAAGGGCGGAGCGATCAAGCTTAAGTTCTGAGCCCTTGCTGAAAAAGGCGACGGTCCTGCTGGTTCCGCGAAACGGAAGAAGCACCTGCTGTCTTTATCAAGTATGAGCAAAACGGACGGACAGCGAGCCGACGCGGATCCAATGGCAAATCAGACGGCGCAGCAATCTTTCGAATCCATCATCCAGCGCGTGCTGCCGCACCGGTACCCGTTCCTGCTGGTTGATCGTGTCACCGCCTTCACGCCCGGAGTCGAAATTCACGGCGTCAAGAACTTCACCGCTAATGAAGCCATACTGATGGGGCACTCGCCGTCATCTCCCGTCGTCCCGCCGGGCATTCTGCTCGAGGCCGTCACGCAGCTCGGAGCCATTCTGGTGCTGGAACGGCCGGAGATGGCCGGCAAGATCGCCATGATCCTGCAGATTCCGTCCGCCAGCATCAAGAGGATTGTCGTGCCCGGCGAGACCGTCCGCTTTGAAGCCCGCGTGCTGAAGCTTCGCGACACACTGGGCGAATTGCGCGGCTCCGCGTATCTTGGGGACGAACTGCTGGCCGAGGGGCAAATGCGCTTTGCGATAGCCGACCGCGCGGCTATACTCAATGAATAGCAATTCGATGCTCTTTCAGGAACTCCGCATCCGCAACGTCCAAATCCGCCCGGCCCACATCCTGGCGCCGATGGCAGGCATCACAGACACCGTCTTCCGGCGCTTCATCAAGCGATTGGGCGGCTGCGGCCTGATCATGACGGAGTTCGTTTCCAGCGAGGCGATGGTCCGGCAGAACCTCCGGTCGCGTCGTTATCTCTACTATGCGGAAGAAGAGCGGCCCATCACCGCGCAGATTTTTGGCGCCGACGCGGACCACCTGGCCGATGCCGCTCGCATGATCGAAGACCTCGGCTTCGACATGATCGATCTCAATCTGGGCTGCCCGGCCAAGAAGGTGGTGAAGTGCGGAGGCTCCGGCCTGCTGCGAGACCTGCCTCTGCTTCGGACGATTTTT from Terriglobia bacterium includes the following:
- the mfd gene encoding transcription-repair coupling factor, translated to MAAIQSLLHTILEHPGFRAAQASAQVEAARPGGGVSISGLTRPAKGIAAALLAHQLARPAVILTADNDAAEALARTASTVLDWLEPGAGEAAVSLPAFDCSPYEARSPHPDILERRAAALWRVARGEVRVIAAPLSAAMMRYRPNAFHRSLALRLKTSDELAPEDLAEHLLTVGYEPSEPVSTVGQFSVRGGIVDLFPPEAEWPVRIEFFGDSIESMRQFDPASQRSRKSVAEILALPLTEAAPPSNFFARLVDVLAKRNPDGREARLAPGWSDTFSGPFPGWEFYVPLVEPHSGTLFSLLGHPLVIWDERAERQAQSAEFLENLQSGFDAVRDVSPQPPRPDEIFLTSEEFQSSLEGLQSVYLSELEIEGSGEPSVSPAVPAETSRRFFLNTQPLPKFQGSLKMMAEQLRSQIDSGESMLLAVPTSAKADRLREIFSDYEIPYENVGWPSARRKSGQKEIAPANPASSGRALLIARGEIEAGVAFPDLHLLLLSERDVLGDFAWGAARRREGAASSFLSDLSDLKVGDYVVHVDHGIGVYQGLKQLPVGGASRDFMLLTYQDDARLYVPLERLDLVEKYRSSGDGVKPSLDRLGGTSWQRTKKRVQRALRDMAEELLRLYAERKMRGGTAVAPDNNWQKEFEDSFPFEETPDQLTAIADIKRDLESPEPMDRLLCGDVGYGKTELAMRAAFKVVQESRQVAVLAPTTVLAFQHYTTFCKRMAHFPVRVEMLSRFRSAAEIKKTVTDIEAGKVDIVIGTHRMLSKDVQFQDLGLMVVDEEQRFGVAAKERLKKLKANVDVLTMSATPIPRTLHMALGGLRDLSVIESPPRGRLAIQTTVATFHDGLIQSAIQHEMERGGQVYFVHNRVDSIFTIAALLQRLAPAARIGVAHGQMGERDLERVMLKFMEGKYDMLVATSLVENGLDIPRANTMIVNHAERFGLSDLYQLRGRVGRSDRRAYAYFLVPAVDTLTPIAKRRLAALKEFSDLGAGFRLAALDLELRGAGNVLGQQQHGHLNAIGIDLYLRMLDEAVHELKGEPSRPEVRTTLNLGMNIKIPESYIADERQRLRMYKRISSLATQEALLDMEAELTDRYGPVPLPVKQLLSYAVVKSRAEQLMIQTVERKGSEVRMRFHEQTPVSPQRLMEIIKGRRGFVFQPDGVLRMHVEDGSGDLLKDVENILLELQPQR
- a CDS encoding peptidylprolyl isomerase; protein product: MPRKGFTLLTLLTAGALTFTGIAPRVSAKTVLVERIIARINNKIITQRQYDKERNTLHAQLAAQYSGAQLDGQFNQKSKDLLRDLIDQDLMVQKANDDDINVDTDVIKRLDEIRQQYNMPSLEALQDAVEKDGGNWEDFKDQIKRQLLMREVISREVGSRIVLTRSDAQKYFDTHKEQFDSPPGVHLAEILVSTEKHSAAEADQRAKKAESELQSGVRFSDVAKELSDSPSAKDGGDVGFFKEGTISDEISKAIANVDAGDTSGIVKTQYGYMIFKVLEKRVGQHPTFDQISNQVMNYLYEQRVTGAMRGFLTTLRKESYIRLAPGFVDTGAPPGGDESE
- a CDS encoding HD domain-containing protein, with product MKEAYIAHLKPGTSVTTTFLVRSKVRKTARNGSAYLDLEFQDSTGTVKAKLWDCDGSDLAFEADDVVRVAAAVELYQGNLQLSLRKIAKCDEDRIDLVDYLPHGKQDPEKLFAGLLNRIQQMPHGPLQTLLRRIFNDPEIARKFKLAPAAMSFHHAYLGGLIEHVSSLVALGDRISDHYPSLDRELILAGLLLHDLGKIEELTFNRCFGYSTRGQLVGHISMGIDLIRDKLREIPDFPAELWDRLQHIILSHHGKLEFGSPKEPMFMEALAVHYLDDLDSKLQAMREQYETDKDRPGDFTARSRPLGRELLKPVSEPVPTAPPDKGGAIKLKF
- the fabZ gene encoding 3-hydroxyacyl-ACP dehydratase FabZ — its product is MANQTAQQSFESIIQRVLPHRYPFLLVDRVTAFTPGVEIHGVKNFTANEAILMGHSPSSPVVPPGILLEAVTQLGAILVLERPEMAGKIAMILQIPSASIKRIVVPGETVRFEARVLKLRDTLGELRGSAYLGDELLAEGQMRFAIADRAAILNE